A single region of the Elgaria multicarinata webbii isolate HBS135686 ecotype San Diego chromosome 14, rElgMul1.1.pri, whole genome shotgun sequence genome encodes:
- the CCNE1 gene encoding G1/S-specific cyclin-E1 — protein MPSESDRKDKKGPTEEEGTADFGVRTRKRKADVVIFLQDPDEDAAKIEMTKKKQNDSQPSSNYDACTHPHMLIPTPDKEDKLGNPSISPFVHQSLSSARDSPLPVLGWASRDEVWKSMLNKEQTYVRDKLYMQRHPLLQPKMRVILLDWLMEVCEVYKLHRETFYLAQDFFDRFMATQQNIVKTLLQLIGISSLFIAAKLEEIYPPKLHQFAYVTDGACTEDEILSMELIIMKALNWNLSPLTVVSWLNIYLQVAYLNEIYEMLLPQYPQQIFVQIAELLDLCVLDVGCLEYTYGILAASALYHFSSCELMQRVSGYELCDIEDCVKWMVPFAMSIREVGSSALKRFRGIPSEDLHNIQTHINTFDLLDKAQAKQAMLAERNRSSPLPTGVLTPPLSDKKLSQSSKQL, from the exons ATGCCCAGTGAGAG TGACCGCAAAGACAAGAAAGGGCCCACCGAGGAAGAAGGTACCGCTGACTTTGGTGTTCGAACCCGCAAGAGAAAAGCTGACGTTGTAATA TTTTTACAGGATCCAGACGAAGACGCTGCCAAAATAGAAATGACCAAGAAGAAACAGAATGACAGCCAG CCATCTTCAAATTACGATGCATGCACACATCCCCATATGCTGATCCCTACACCAGACAAAGAGGATAAGCTGGGGAATCCAAGCATCTCTCCTTTCGTACACCAAAGCCTTTCTTCAGCTAGAGATTCACCATTGCCTGTTTTGGg CTGGGCAAGTAGGGATGAAGTATGGAAAAGCATGCTCAACAAAGAACAGACGTATGTGAGGGATAAACTATATATGCAAAGGCACCCACTCTTGCAACCTAAAATGCGGGTAATTCTCCTAGACTGGCTAATGGAG GTTTGTGAAGTCTACAAGCTTCACAGAGAGACGTTTTATTTGGCACAAGATTTTTTTGATCGGTTCATGGCAACACAGCAGAACATCGTAAAGACACTTCTGCAACTTATTGGGATTTCATCTTTATTCATAGCTGCGAAACTTGAG GAGATCTATCCTCCAAAGTTGCATCAGTTTGCATATGTTACAGATGGAGCTTGTACAGAAGATGAAATTCTTAGTATGGAGCTCATCATTATGAAG GCCCTCAATTGGAATTTGAGTCCCCTCACAGTTGTGTCCTGGCTAAATATATACCTGCAAGTTGCATATCTGAACGAAATCTATGAAATGCTACTGCCGCAATATCCCCAACAGATATTTGTGCAAATAGCTGAG CTTTTGGATCTGTGTGTGCTGGATGTGGGCTGCTTGGAATACACATACGGCATACTAGCTGCTTCTGCTTTATATCACTTCTCCTCTTGCGAGCTGATGCAAAGGGTTTCAG GTTATGAATTATGTGACATAGAGGACTGTGTGAAATGGATGGTTCCCTTTGCTATGTCTATCAGGGAAGTAGGGAGTTCAGCGCTCAAACGCTTCAGAGGAATTCCTTCAGAAGATTTGCACAATATACAAACGCACATAAACACTTTTGATTTGCTG GACAAAGCTCAAGCAAAACAGGCCATGTTGGCAGAGAGGAACAGAAGTTCTCCTTTACCCACAGGGGTCCTTACCCCACCCCTGAGTGATAAGAAATTGTCTCAGTCATCCAAACAGCTATAA